The Sceloporus undulatus isolate JIND9_A2432 ecotype Alabama chromosome 7, SceUnd_v1.1, whole genome shotgun sequence genome segment CTCAGTTTTATTCAGTACAAAATAATTGTGTTGCATTAGCACAAGCAGCCACATTATCTTCTTCTTTCTGGGCTGCCAGATATTTCAATAATACAAGCGTGAATATCGTGTAGCCCTCTAgacactggactgcaactcccaacattctcCACCAGCACTATGCCAACTCAAGCTGCTGGAAGTTTAAGTCCAACAACATGGAGTGGGCTGCTTGATTCCTCCCTCATCTAATGCCAATTTTCTTAGAccactgccctccagatgtgttgtacTACAATACCTATCACCCCAGCCATCGCTGTTATTGTATATGCAGGCAGATGAGGATGGGTCTTATGGTTCATCACATCAAAGGGCCCCAGAGCTGGGGAAGGCTACTCAAATGCATCAAGGAAGGCAATGCACAACAGAAGCAGAACATTTCTCCTACAGATCATTAGGAAAAGAGTAAAGGAAAAAGCTGGGAGAATTAGCAACTACAGAGAtgcctttaaaataaatgttgttaaCAATATCTGATGTCACATGAGATGTGTTTAAAAATCCTTTCCTCTATACAGCCTAGAGCTCAGCTATTTTATTGAGGCTACACACATCTTTTaataaaagaacaaagaaaaaacttAAGTGCCCCCACTACAACAGGACAGCCAGCTCCCTCTCAACACTAAAAAGTGTTGAGTTTTCGCCTCCAACAAAGTGGTGATGTTAATACTTGCTCAACCACTGAGGCTCCAAGATGGCTGTATTTTAAGTGCAAATACTAGTTTGTGGCTTTTATTTGAAAACACAGGACTTGTAGAACCACCTTTAGCCACCTGAATTATTTTAGGGTGACAAAACCTTTATCTTTTTGCTGCCACCCACCTCTATCCAAATGAAAATTCATTGAGGAAACACAAGTTTGAGTTGTGACTCTGCACTGAGGCTCAGGAACCAGATAACATCCAAAAGCACTGCTCCTCtttattcttcttccttctcttcctccttctccaaggCACTTCTGGACTGCACAGTTCATGCTCTTTGGCTTGTAGGTTAGTGAGAATAGGCAAAGCCCATCACTCTACCTCTTTTGTGTTATTGGTTTCACACTCTTGCTTTTTATCTGCTCCTTGGTCAGGGGACTTGGCAGAGCTTTCGTCATATGCAGACAAACGACTTCGACTCCGAGCTCCTGGCTGATATAGCTGCATGGCTGGCCGATCCTGAAACGAGAATAAAAGTCGAAGTTGTAAgattccaatttcagtcatgtatGATGTGGTAGTTAGAGCATTGGTCACATGTGTGCCAAGTTTAAAAAGTCTGAGCCAGTTGTGAAGCTCACTGGGAGGTACTGGGCCAGCCACTTAAACTCTACTATGATTTTTCtaagaaggaaaatgggaaagaCCTATTAGAGCTTCTTAGAAAGACGGCAGAATGTAAGTGCTATTATTGGGGATGTAAGCCATTGAGTTCTTCAATTAACAACAATCCTTTGCATTCACATTCAGAAGTAAATTATATTTTAGAAGTGAAAAAAGTGCTTTGTAATAGACTATGTTTGTATGGACTCCTAACTACTTACTACACCTTTGTGTCTATGGCACACAAGTGACTGTTAGAGCTACATATAACAACCTATGAACAAGTAAGTGCATATtacttggtggcgcagtggttaaatgcctgtactgcagccactcactcaaaaccataaggttgcgagttcaagaccagcaaaagggctcaagctcgactcaggtttgcatccttctgaggtcactaaaatgagtacccagactgttgggggcaattacagttgtaaaccacttatacAGTGCTTaagcagtatgaagcggtatataaatgaagcttgtttattaCAGAACCAGCACCTTGTTTCTAATGCGATCCCTCTTGCTCATGTCTTCTTTTTTATCCTCTTTGGTTGCTTTCTCTGGTTTCTCTGTATTGCCCATATAGTCTGCCAATTcagttctttttcctttctcccgTAATGAATCTCTCTCCTTCTTcacatcttcttcttttctcctgaaaACTTTCTCTTTCTCAAAGCGCTCCTTCTGCCTCCGTCGCTCTTCTTCTTGGCGTCGAAGTTTATCTCGCTGGATTCTCTCATATTCTCTGTCTCggtcatattctctctctctctccctgtagTCTTTTCCACAGTCATCTTCCAGTCTGTGTGGAAGAGATCTGGAGTTCAATGTGAGAAGACAACAGTGATAAATACTATAGTACCCTGACCACTGATGACTGTGGCAATTTCACATAAGACTGAGACAGATTTCTAACTGAAAACATATATCACCTAAAAACACAACTAACCGAAGAACAACCCCTCTGTAATTTACATGGGAAAGATCTTTCAAATCTTGATTTCTAAACACAGTTCCACACATTTCACAGCAATGAACCACTGCTTGTAAGTGAACCATGCAGCAAACCATGGCTTGTAAGAGTAGTTCAGTCAACTGCTGCAACCAAAACCAGCTCCCCAATGTAAGTAATGTACATGCTTTAAGGACTTGTCACATTGGAGTTTCACTGGATttttctttaaattataatatattcAGAGGTTCTACCCATCATGCACTtgaccattattattatattattatactttatttatatagcactgtagatttacacatctAGTTTGGAGCGGAGCCATTATCAAATGGCTTAAAACACCAAAGGGAACTGCAGATCTTCCTATAACTTTCTATGCACAGAACAGTCCTAATTCAGAAAGTGAGCCAAATGTAACTCAAAAGTAATTCTGGGATAAGGCAGCCAATTAATCAGCATGTCTGAGAAGCAAGGATACGTACTGCAAAGAAAATACTAACTTTTTGgccttttcttctttcacatCCCCATCAGAGCGCTTGGCTGGCATACTGCCGATTGTGCTAGCAGCCTTGTCCTCCCTCAGATTCTCTTTCTCCAGTTTCTtgaccttttcctttttttcaaagTCTCTTTCATCTTTCTCTGGCTTCTTAAGTAGCTAGGAAGAGAACAAATTTAGTTTTCCTTACTAAGTTAGTTCTAATGCTAAACTGTGCTAGTGCTCTGGCCTGCCACTTGAAGAAGAGGATAATGGTAGACAATACAAAAATAGGGATATTTAGCATGCATATTTAGCATGCATAACTAGTTATTTTCATAATTTTCATTTTACCTGCATTTTACTTTAAGGTGGTTTACAATGAAACCTACATTCAGCAGTCCTACTGTCAGCTGGCATTTACTCATGAACACAAGGGTTCAAGACTGCAGCCTTGTTCTGTATTCTGTTTTACTGTCACCAGATTGAGTAAAGCAATAAAGATGATATTGTGTGTATCcatgctgtagaaataaagcagtttgacatcactttaactatcacgATTCAGTGCAATGAATGACttggccttccctgtcagagagctctgatgctgcaccaaactacaaatcccagaattccatagcactgagccacagaagttaaagtggtgttaaactgctttatttctgcagtgtggcagcagcccttgtCACTTCTGCTAATACTGCCATTGACTGATGTAACATTTATAGGGTGCCACCAAAATAGGGTTTTTGCTACTGAAAGGTTCCTGCTTAGAGAAGCTTCCAAATTCAATTTTGGCAATGAGAAAGTGGGAGGGGGAACGTAGAACAGGGAAAGCCATGGTAAGAAGGGATGAATGTGAGCAACAGTGCTCTCACAAGTTGTGTTTCATTTATGATTGTAGTCAATTCATACACAGTATCTCAACTACTGGTGGCTTTTCAAGATGTACATCAAGGGGGTTGCATTCTAGTATTTTCAGTTAGGTGATTCATATGCTGTGTAACATAGCACTATCctgtccttttctctctctctttttacattCAGAAACAAGCTTCAATGAATCCAGTGACACTTGTTCCCATACTCCAACCATCTGCAAAATACATTATTTGTCTTGTAGTATTTCAAAGCATGTATGAGAGTGCAAGATATATGGCCAATGTATCCTACAGGAATGAAGTGATACCTTAATTTTTGGTTCATCCTTAGATctgtccctctctttctctggacacctttccactttttttgttttttcagcttcctttcttttccttctttcttcttctttccatttcctcctttcttcttccctttgtcGTTTCCTCTCTagttctcttctcctcctctcctcgcGTTTTTCTTCTCTAAGCCTCTGTAAGAAAAATATATGGATGAATGAGACCTTATTATTCAAGGCTGACTATGAGGAATTTTCACCCAGAGCTTTTGTATAGTGGataaattaagaaaatatattaGCACTCAGGTAAATGCTTTTATTCCCAAATTGCACATGATAAAAATTCAGAGCTGTTAAAAGTAGGAAATGAAGAGgaataattatattaaaacaacatGCATTGATACCTTATCCCCTATCCCAAGAAAATGTTAAATGACTTATGTGCCTGGAATAAAATTACAAAGTCTAGCATTATATCCCCTCAGTATGATTATGAGGAAAGTCATAATGGACACCACAAATGGATGTGTAGAGGCACAGATAACATGGCCTCTATGTAATACTGAAAAGAATTGTTACCTGTTTATTCTTTAAGAAGTTCAGCAGAGGAGTTGTCTTTTTCGctaaagacagaaaaagagagtgtGCTTGTCTCTATTTTTCCTGAAGATTATACGGAAAATATTGCAACAAAAATACTTATAATATGCAAGCCATATGATCAAAACACcagtttttattacattttattcatttcccttgcacaagaaataaaaatgttcctATCCATCCCACATACttaattagatttaaaaaaatcttctaccAGCACTACCAAGTACTATTTCGTCTACATTTTAGTATCCACTTACTTGGGAATGAATCCCACTGATCTTAGTGAACCAATCAAAGTAAAAGATGCACTAGTTTTTAGTGCAAGTGTTAGAAGGTTCCTTCATTGGAACCattaaaggaaataataatattgaAAAACATGCATGGTCTGAGAACCAGTGGTACTTTCAACGTTGCCTTATTTGAATAATAAGATGTGGAGATCAGTTCAGTAGCAACCTATTACGATACTTTGGGATAGGATAATACAACCTTTGTTGTATCCATCTTCAGATAATGGTGATTTGAGGACAAGCCACACAAGTTTTTCTTACTCTGTCCTTCATTATCATGTGCCATGAAGCATAGCTAGATGATTGCTCAGCTCCAAGTTAAACAAGATAGGAATTTAGACTAAAATGGGACTTCCAGGTGTACTTTTTAACAGTTAGAATACATTCTCTATCCCTTACAAGTGCTTACAAACATTCAGAAAACACGAAAATAGTAAAAAGTATATTTCAAAGATACAAATCAACAGCAGACTATGTTCTCagagaaataaatacatataaattgtAACAATTATTGTTATACCTATTAATTCTTTGTTTCTTGCCTCTATTTCCTCTAGTAAGGTCTCAGGAGTGGATGTTAATTTTTCATCATCCGCACTGTAGCTTTCTAAAAACTTCTTGTATTCTGGATCTAACAAAGAACCAAGGAATACAGAACGTAAAAAGATGGAcatgttcacagagacagaaaagccTACATTAACAACCAACCAAAGCCATGCTAAATAGAtactagttttgaataaaatatatttattgcttTCTATAAAAATGCAGATGTGTAACATGAACATAACATAATATCAATTTAAGACATTAGACTAGAAAGCAACAAGTAATATCCATCTTAGTCATATTACTCTTTAACTGAGaactaaagaaaaacaaacacatcaGTAGCTGTTATCTCTTCACTGTATTTGGATCAAAAGATTTATGATCTTGAGATCCCAACTGATATATCATGTTAAAGTTTGTGTGCCACAGTAATTACGATATTGTATTAAATTATATAACTGGAGTGCTAAACTGTATCAGCAAATATGTTATGGGCTATCTCGATTATTTAGGAAATCAGCTACCTGATATTTCCCCTAAATATTTACCAAATATTAAAGGCACTGCATTTCTATGCTTTTATCAGGGAGTAGGCACCACTGAACAATGCAATACGTAACCTTTGAATAAGCATTCTTAGAATTTCATTGTAACTGCATTTATCTATATCACTGTCAAAAATATtgctaaagatttttttaaaaatggacaattaatcaaagtgactccaagtaaaaatgaggtagaaggacaagctgatttccagcaaaatatttatttatttaaaagatagaaaaagaTAACAGCAGAAGTCAACAGAGtgaatgcaagctgtttctcaaagtaaaagagagGGCAAACAACATGGGAACTAAACATCTACTCCTGGCCAATCTAAGAGGGGTATAGCTAAACTTAAGGGACTACAGgttaaaacacacaacacacgGATTTTCTTATTCTCTGATGAGAAGAAAATTCCTGGCGATTTAACATTATTTGAGAACACAGTTCTAGCACTGGAATCCTATTCATATTCACTCTGAAGCAGAACCAGCTGTGTTCAATGTGATTTGCTTCCAGGAAGCGTGCTGCAATCTAAATCTCTTAATCCTTATGATGAAATTAGTTTCATTACATAACCACAACTACTAACCATCTTCAATGGTCCCAGCTTTGGCATCTTTTTTCTTACTCTTTTTTTTGGCAGCCTTTTGAAATGGTGCAAATTCCACTATGGCAGGATATTCTAGACCTAGATGAGTGAGGAAAAATTAAACCAAGAACTGTGTTAAGAAAGGAAGCAAAggctctatatatatatatatatatatatatatatatatattgcactaAAGTATGTCTCAAAAGTAAACTCAACGTAAGAAAGTGATTTTAGAGATGAGCTGAAAACAATTCCTGCTCATGTAGCTTTCTGCTGAGGCTTCCCACACCAGCAGCTGGGACAAAAAACTTTGATGATTGCAGGAAGTTCTGGCACTGGTAGCCAAAACTGTCTGGCCCACACATTACATTGGACCACATGAGAGTATGCTGAGATGTACTAGTCATGTGGGTAAGGATCATACTAGGTGAACTAGCCTTAAACTGCATAATTATTTTGCACTGCTCTAGGAGCAGACAGTTTATATAGTGTTTTATAGTGAACTGAAAGCTACTGCTTTGGTTATAAAAGTGCCAACGTTTACATATGGTCCTTTGTTGGGGTTTACTTAATAAATActttttgaacaacaacaacaacaacaaaactatccTATCATAAATGGCACAGAACATAAATTTTGCTACATGAAGAATGGTAAGGAAGCAAAATAACATAAGCAACATGATCCTTCAGCAGTTGATGGTCAAGGAGAGGTTGCTTAAATAGCACCCCTATCAAGCAAGGCTTGAGGTCCATTGTATGGGGCAGGATCAATCCCACTCTGTCTCACTTGTCACAGTAGTTACACTCCCTAACACCAGAGACCTTGCTGTACCATACAATGGACTGCACGCCTGTACGGATGCTTTTCTATGAAGCTACTAGTATATCTTCCCCACCCAAAGCTCTCTTCTTGGCTCACAAGGCTTAGTAGTGATGGGATTTTTAGAGTAAATTATAGACGCCACTGGCTCAGCACAGTCCATGCACATCACACATTCCTCCCCTCCCAATTTCTGGGGCCAACAGATCAGTTTAGTTACTTTACAAATGTATGCCAATACATTTTGGAAAAACAGAGATATGATATACATAGCCAAGTTACAGGCATACTTGCCTTTGTGATCAACAAAAACATAACCATCAAAGCGATCCCTGAACAGAACTATGTCCTCTTGGTTTTTAAAGTTGATGTATGCTCTGGAAAACATGTGAGGGTACAAACTGCAGAAGGACAGAAAATGGCAATGTATAAGGAAACGTTGCTGAGTGATGACTGTAAATATACACAACAAAGACGGGTGTCAAACTGAAAGACATAAATGACATGCCATTGTTACATGCAACGCAGCCAAATGCTCAAAGTTCCTCTTACCTGGAATCATTCGCAAAGAATTCAAAATAGTCATGTTCGGGCAAAGGCTGGAGATGCTCTTCAAGCTGTTCCTTGGTTAAGCTGGGAGGAAGGCGGCGAATCACTACCTTAAAGAAAaagtttcactttttaaaaacacctcaACTTGCCAAATATGTTGTTGTCGCCGACTTCTTTTAAATTGCAGAACTAAGAGGATTGTTTATGGAAAAGGTGACCTGATGTTAATGAGACATCTGCTCCCCGGCTTTCAGAATACAAGCTGCCTTCAAGAACACAAATACAATACGTAAAGCTAAAATCCTTTCTCAAAAACAGCAAACTATGCCAATTGGTTCTAAGAGAGTCAGCCTGTTTTCTGCTCTGTTAGGTTAATAACTCCTCCATACTGTCAAAGTATAGCAGGAGCCACAAGCAGATCTACTTTGCACGTCACTGTCATCTCCAGTCTGGAAAAGGCGCTGCTGTGGTCTTCAAATGCAAACAatacttaggccctatacagacaggccaaaataaagctgcttcaggtcactttggaggtatagtgtttcaatgatgcatgagtcctaaggatctggaagcggcaccaaagctacactccagtccttaggactggagcatggctttggtgcagcttctggacaaCTAGGACGCatgtctcatttaaacagcaaacttgcaaagtgactcgaagcagctttattttggcctgtctatatcaGGCCTAAGATACGCTGAGCTGACACAACATTAATCAGCTTCCTATCACACCTCTGTAGTAGCTTACTACATTTGGCTCACTGCTATCCTTCCAAAGTATAACAAGGTGTATCTCTAACAATATGCACTATATTTTTGACAAGTATAAATCAGTCTTTAATAAAATAACTTCTTCATCAGAGTTGAGGGAACCTGCAAGCTTTGGGATGTTGCTGGGATGGGGCAACACGCTCTTCCCTTTTATCTAGGACTACTGGTTGTGTGGGCTAGAAGGGACTCCAGTTGTGGTCTAAGGTCTGAGCCCTAAATCCTCAAGTCTATCTGCAACGTTTCCACTGAAGAGTAACATACTACAGTATTATAAAGGCAAAGGTTATAACTGACTGCAtaatgctcatctccgttactaagctgaggagccagcgttgtctgaagaaGACTCCGGTAGTTgcgtggccagcatggctgcaccggATGCTgataccttcccaccaaagtggtacctatctatctacttgcatttgcatgctttcgaactgctgggttggcagatgctgggacCAGGGCTCAATCCAAtatgcggcacttgggcctcaaaccgTCAACCTTCAGGTCTTaagatcatcagaattggcatcttaaatTTGTGTTTTCAGCCATTATGCCAACTGAAAAGCCTCCTCTGCCCAAACAACGGTCCAAAGCACACTTCAGAAACAACCcggcttgagaccgctttaaccgcctTGGTGCAAAGACTGCAGTGTTTGTGAggcactgagccttctctgccagagagctctggtgccacaatgaaccacaattcccaggattccttagcactcattcagggcagttaaagcggcctcgaAAGTGGGTTATTCCCGCAGTTTTGGACctgacactggagaaataacccgctttggcagcGCTTTTGACCCTATCTAggtctttgctatggaattctgggagttggagtttgttgtggggcaaacaaccaactcccagaattccacagcaaagacccagacaaagagttaaagcggtgtcaaagtgggttatttctccagtgtggagccAAGGCGGTGAAAAGGCTGCCGACCCGCCCGAGTGTCACCTTGCTGAGCGTCTCCTTCTTATCCTTGGGCCGCTCGAGCCTGTCCGGTTCCCCCCCGGCTTTGGCGTCCGCCCCGGCCATGGCGGCTCCTCCCGGCCCCGGCGTCGTCCCTCCCCGCTTCTCTTTGGGCCTGGCGTTCTCCTTGTCCTCCTTCATCGTCAACAACAAGCCCGTCTCCGTCCCACTCAGGCTCGGCCCCGCTCGCCCATTGGCCGCCCTCCTCTCGCGGGAACCAGGACGACGACGACGACTAGGCCGCGACCGTTGCCTAGAGACTCCCTTTCCCGGCATCCCTCGGGACTACACTTCCCGGCATGCTCGGGGCGGCGGCCATTTTAGAGGCCTTTAATGCAAAGCTATAGCCGTGGTAGTAGTTTCGCCTTTGAGGAACCCGGAAGTCtcctttatatatttatatacagcgcttaaaaggagaaagaagtaataataataattaataataataacagagtcCCTTAATTGGCGTCTTCCCAAAAAAAGTGGGAGAATTTGAGCTTTGTGGGACTTTCTGTCGCCATAGCAACAGCGGCTGCCGCGGTGCATTGTGGGTGTAGA includes the following:
- the UPF3B gene encoding regulator of nonsense transcripts 3B isoform X3; translation: MPGKGVSRQRSRPSRRRRPGSRERRAANGRAGPSLSGTETGLLLTMKEDKENARPKEKRGGTTPGPGGAAMAGADAKAGGEPDRLERPKDKKETLSKVVIRRLPPSLTKEQLEEHLQPLPEHDYFEFFANDSSLYPHMFSRAYINFKNQEDIVLFRDRFDGYVFVDHKGLEYPAIVEFAPFQKAAKKKSKKKDAKAGTIEDDPEYKKFLESYSADDEKLTSTPETLLEEIEARNKELIAKKTTPLLNFLKNKQRLREEKREERRRRELERKRQREEERRKWKEEERRKRKEAEKTKKVERCPEKERDRSKDEPKIKLLKKPEKDERDFEKKEKVKKLEKENLREDKAASTIGSMPAKRSDGDVKEEKAKKLEDDCGKDYREREREYDRDREYERIQRDKLRRQEEERRRQKERFEKEKVFRRKEEDVKKERDSLREKGKRTELADYMGNTEKPEKATKEDKKEDMSKRDRIRNKDRPAMQLYQPGARSRSRLSAYDESSAKSPDQGADKKQECETNNTKEVE
- the UPF3B gene encoding regulator of nonsense transcripts 3B isoform X2, giving the protein MPGKGVSRQRSRPSRRRRPGSRERRAANGRAGPSLSGTETGLLLTMKEDKENARPKEKRGGTTPGPGGAAMAGADAKAGGEPDRLERPKDKKETLSKVVIRRLPPSLTKEQLEEHLQPLPEHDYFEFFANDSSLYPHMFSRAYINFKNQEDIVLFRDRFDGYVFVDHKGLEYPAIVEFAPFQKAAKKKSKKKDAKAGTIEDDPEYKKFLESYSADDEKLTSTPETLLEEIEARNKELIAKKTTPLLNFLKNKQRLREEKREERRRRELERKRQREEERRKWKEEERRKRKEAEKTKKVERCPEKERDRSKDEPKIKKPEKDERDFEKKEKVKKLEKENLREDKAASTIGSMPAKRSDGDVKEEKAKKSLPHRLEDDCGKDYREREREYDRDREYERIQRDKLRRQEEERRRQKERFEKEKVFRRKEEDVKKERDSLREKGKRTELADYMGNTEKPEKATKEDKKEDMSKRDRIRNKDRPAMQLYQPGARSRSRLSAYDESSAKSPDQGADKKQECETNNTKEVE
- the UPF3B gene encoding regulator of nonsense transcripts 3B isoform X1, with translation MPGKGVSRQRSRPSRRRRPGSRERRAANGRAGPSLSGTETGLLLTMKEDKENARPKEKRGGTTPGPGGAAMAGADAKAGGEPDRLERPKDKKETLSKVVIRRLPPSLTKEQLEEHLQPLPEHDYFEFFANDSSLYPHMFSRAYINFKNQEDIVLFRDRFDGYVFVDHKGLEYPAIVEFAPFQKAAKKKSKKKDAKAGTIEDDPEYKKFLESYSADDEKLTSTPETLLEEIEARNKELIAKKTTPLLNFLKNKQRLREEKREERRRRELERKRQREEERRKWKEEERRKRKEAEKTKKVERCPEKERDRSKDEPKIKLLKKPEKDERDFEKKEKVKKLEKENLREDKAASTIGSMPAKRSDGDVKEEKAKKSLPHRLEDDCGKDYREREREYDRDREYERIQRDKLRRQEEERRRQKERFEKEKVFRRKEEDVKKERDSLREKGKRTELADYMGNTEKPEKATKEDKKEDMSKRDRIRNKDRPAMQLYQPGARSRSRLSAYDESSAKSPDQGADKKQECETNNTKEVE